A single region of the Branchiostoma lanceolatum isolate klBraLanc5 chromosome 1, klBraLanc5.hap2, whole genome shotgun sequence genome encodes:
- the LOC136430008 gene encoding uncharacterized protein — protein MSVITQTVGRKTGQTVSVHFTGSTQQVFQNPQQIGSTQEETIVMGDVVHSALIPGLGNDFKTILSGLLQNGKISDSEYQDIRSAYTKSSDFGLKTITDILKKRIVLNPEQLIIIGKVVDMPYHVDKEYINILLSALDRSDTDAVGSIASIIYKRAFTVQTITTLQQLRAKGAITAEQGRTLASSLQQQEPSSALKIALRLVGAEDSVLENVDVFSRQVHIRDVRDVLSAFTISKATAHTKALMIMQEKATTLFQIQSMANTLSTKGTLSLQQSQQIRQSLGSRSGHTIQAITDVVLQKAHVSSADKQELLLGVAFARHHLRTADMFPVLQALAQSPETALTKLRHLVQESTSKMAKTVSTVDFSAGHFSGTGDNTLALIIEALHKAAQEQEKDSDRQKLLGVLTALNTGGVSAHASSVLQALGGGTVTGSQKANRMDVLLQGLSGVQQASSEESIAAAAAAVDRAAEGIHSEMEQGSAKEDSDQMVQVMSKALVVLNGAAGKVKGTSAEAALQHAIHTIDEAREDAIKQGAVKELSVAVNSLGSAVDNIENALEAVIQGHDVTEDKPVAVPQIVIEATTESLVESVLDSILSHSKS, from the exons ATGTCTGTTATCACGCAGACGGTTGGACGAAAGACCGGACAAACTGTCAGCGTTCACTTTACTGGCTCGACCCAACAGGTTTTCCAAAATCCACAGCAGATTGGTTCTACCCAAGAGGAAACCATTGTTATGGGAGACGTTGTGCATTCGGCATTGATTCCTGGTCTTGGAAACGACTTTAAAACGATTTTGTCTGGCTTGTTACAGAATGGAAAAATAAGTGATAGCGAGTATCAGGACATTAGAAGTGCATATACCAAGTCGTCTGATTTCGGGTTGAAGACTATCACAGACATTTTGAAGAAGAGAATTGTTCTCAACCCTGAACAGCTCATCATTATCGGGAAGGTTGTTGACATGCCATATCATGTCGACAAAGAGTACATTAATATTTTGCTGTCCGCACTTGACAGATCAGATACCGACGCTGTTGGCAGTATCGCGAGCATTATTTATAAACGTGCCTTCACTGTCCAGACCATCACAACCCTGCAGCAACTGAGAGCCAAGGGTGCGATTACAGCGGAGCAGGGACGAACCCTCGCATCATCCTTGCAGCAACAAGAGCCGAGCAGTGCGCTCAAGATCGCCTTGCGTCTGGTGGGAGCTGAAGATTCTGTACTCGAGAACGTTGACGTGTTTTCTCGTCAAGTTCACATACGTGATGTTCGAGATGTTCTAAGTGCATTCACCATTTCTAAAGCAACAGCACATACCAAAGCTCTGATGATTATGCAAGAGAAGGCAACTACCTTATTCCAGATCCAATCCATGGCAAATACTCTATCGACTAAAGGCACCCTAAGTCTCCAGCAGTCTCAACAAATCAGACAATCGCTAGGCTCACGCTCTGGACATACCATCCAGGCTATCACGGACGTGGTTCTGCAAAAAGCACACGTTTCGTCAGCGGACAAGCAAGAGCTTCTTCTCGGAGTCGCCTTTGCTAGACACCATCTTCGCACAGCCGACATGTTCCCAGTGTTGCAGGCTCTTGCACAATCACCTGAAACTGCCCTTACCAAGCTCAGGCATCTGGTGCAGGAATCCACATCCAAGATGGCCAAGACTGTATCAACAGTAGATTTTTCGGCCGGTCATTTCAGTGGAACAGGGGACAACACACTCGCTCTTATAATCGAGGCCCTACACAAAGCAGCACAAGAACAAGAAAAGGACAGTGACAGGCAAAAGCTTCTTGGAGTACTCACCGCTCTCAACACAGGAGGGGTATCTGCACACGCAAGTTCTGTTCTCCAG GCGTTGGGAGGTGGGACCGTCACAGGAAGCCAGAAGGCGAACAGGATGGACGTGTTGCTGCAGGGCCTGTCCGGAGTGCAACAGGCGAGCAGTGAGGAGTCCATTGCAGCCGCTGCCGCGGCCGTCGACAGGGCAGCCGAGGGGATCCACTCGGAGATGGAGCAAGGAAGTGCGAAAGAGGACAG TGACCAGATGGTTCAGGTCATGTCGAAGGCTCTGGTTGTTCTGAACGGAGCGGCTGGAAAGGTGAAAGGAACGTCTGCTGAAGCAGCTCTCCAACACGCCATCCACACGATCGACGAAGCCCGCGAAGACGCCATTAAACAGGGCGCCGTGAAGGAACTCTCCGTCGCTGTCAACTCCCTGGGATCTGCGGTTGACAACATTGAGAATGCCTTAGAG GCTGTGATACAGGGTCATGACGTCACGGAGGACAAACCTGTAGCTGTCCCACAGATTGTCATAGAGGCCACGACAGAGAGCCTGGTGGAGTCAGTCCTCGACTCGATCTTGTCACATTCTAAATCCTAA